A region from the Arachis ipaensis cultivar K30076 chromosome B01, Araip1.1, whole genome shotgun sequence genome encodes:
- the LOC107631836 gene encoding histone deacetylase 6 isoform X2: MGIEEESGASLPGGQDGKKRRVTYFYEPSIGDYYYGQGHPMKPHRIRMAHNLIVHYSLHRRMEINRPFPAAPDDIRRFHSDDYVDFLASVSPDTLADPAFSRHLKRFNVGEDCPVFDGLFPFCQASAGGSIGAAVKLNRQDADIAVNWAGGLHHAKKSEASGFCYVNDIVLGILELLKYHRRVLYVDIDVHHGDGVEEAFYTTDRVMTVSFHKFGDFFPGTGHIKDVGVGSGKNYAINVPLNDGMDDESFRALFRPIIQKVMEVYQPDAVVLQCGADSLSGDRLGCFNLSVKGHADCLRFLRSFNVPLMVLGGGGYTIRNVARCWCYETAVAVGVEPDNKLPYNEYYEYFGPDYTLHVDPSNMENLNTAKDMEKIRNTLLEQISRLPHAPSVPFQTTPSTIPVPEVAEEDMERRPKPRIWSGDDYDSDHDEDEKANIKSSNLNDYMRDVTDDMEEEKPVPPPHGCC; encoded by the exons ATGGGGATAGAAGAAGAGAGTGGGGCGTCGCTGCCCGGCGGGCAGGacgggaagaaaagaagagttacGTACTTCTACGAACCCAGCATCGGAGACTACTACTACGGTCAGGGTCACCCAATGAAGCCACACCGAATCCGGATGGCTCACAACCTCATCGTTCACTACTCCCTCCACCGCCGCATGGAGATCAACCGCCCTTTCCCCGCCGCCCCCGACGATATCAGGCGTTTTCACTCCGATGACTACGTCGACTTCCTCGCCTCCGTCTCCCCCGACACCCTCGCTGACCCCGCCTTCTCCCGCCACCTCAAGCGCTTCAACGTCGGGGAGGACTGTCCTGTTTTCGATGGATTGTTCCCCTTCTGCCAGGCCTCCGCCGGCGGCTCTATCGGCGCCGCCGTCAAGCTCAACCGCCAGGACGCTGATATCGCTGTCAATTGGGCTGGTGGCCTCCACCATGCTAAGAAGTCCGAAGCCTCTGGATTCTGTTACGTCAACGACATTGTCCTCGGTATTCTCGAGCTTCTCAAATATCACAGG CGTGTATTGTATGTTGATATTGATGTTCACCATGGTGATGGTGTTGAGGAGGCCTTTTATACAACTGATAGGGTAATGACGGTGTCTTTTCACAAGTTTGGGGACTTTTTCCCTGGGACTGGACACATTAAAGACGTTGGTGTTGGCTCAGGAAAGAATTATGCTATCAATGTCCCGTTAAATGATGGAATGGATGATGAGAGTTTCCGGGCTCTGTTTCGACCTATCATTCAAAAAGTCATGGAAGTTTATCAACCTGATGCCGTCGTTCTTCAATGTGGAGCTGATTCTTTGTCTGGCGACAGGTTGGGTTGCTTCAATTTGTCTGTGAAAGGTCATGCAGATTGCCTTCGCTTCCTTAGATCTTTCAATGTTCCTCTAATGGTGTTGGGTGGGGGAGGATATACAATTCGGAACGTTGCTCGTTGTTGGTGTTATGag ACAGCAGTCGCAGTAGGAGTGGAGCCTGATAATAAGTTACCTTATAATGAATATTATGAGTATTTTGGCCCAGATTATACTCTTCATGTGGATCCAAGCAACATGGAGAATCTAAACACGGCCAAGGATATGGAAAAAATAAG GAACACACTACTAGAACAGATTTCCAGGCTTCCACATGCTCCCAGTGTTCCTTTTCAGACAACACCATCAACCATACCAGTTCCAGAAGTG GCAGAAGAGGACATGGAGAGAAGACCAAAACCTCGCATATGGAGTGGTGATGATTATGATTCTGATCATGATGAAGACGAAAAGGCTAATATAAAGTCCTCAAACTTAAATGACTATATGAG GGATGTTACAGATGATATGGAAGAGGAGAAACCGGTGCCTCCACCACATGGATGCTGCTGA
- the LOC107631836 gene encoding histone deacetylase 6 isoform X1: MGIEEESGASLPGGQDGKKRRVTYFYEPSIGDYYYGQGHPMKPHRIRMAHNLIVHYSLHRRMEINRPFPAAPDDIRRFHSDDYVDFLASVSPDTLADPAFSRHLKRFNVGEDCPVFDGLFPFCQASAGGSIGAAVKLNRQDADIAVNWAGGLHHAKKSEASGFCYVNDIVLGILELLKYHRRVLYVDIDVHHGDGVEEAFYTTDRVMTVSFHKFGDFFPGTGHIKDVGVGSGKNYAINVPLNDGMDDESFRALFRPIIQKVMEVYQPDAVVLQCGADSLSGDRLGCFNLSVKGHADCLRFLRSFNVPLMVLGGGGYTIRNVARCWCYETAVAVGVEPDNKLPYNEYYEYFGPDYTLHVDPSNMENLNTAKDMEKIRNTLLEQISRLPHAPSVPFQTTPSTIPVPEVAEEDMERRPKPRIWSGDDYDSDHDEDEKANIKSSNLNDYMSRDVTDDMEEEKPVPPPHGCC; encoded by the exons ATGGGGATAGAAGAAGAGAGTGGGGCGTCGCTGCCCGGCGGGCAGGacgggaagaaaagaagagttacGTACTTCTACGAACCCAGCATCGGAGACTACTACTACGGTCAGGGTCACCCAATGAAGCCACACCGAATCCGGATGGCTCACAACCTCATCGTTCACTACTCCCTCCACCGCCGCATGGAGATCAACCGCCCTTTCCCCGCCGCCCCCGACGATATCAGGCGTTTTCACTCCGATGACTACGTCGACTTCCTCGCCTCCGTCTCCCCCGACACCCTCGCTGACCCCGCCTTCTCCCGCCACCTCAAGCGCTTCAACGTCGGGGAGGACTGTCCTGTTTTCGATGGATTGTTCCCCTTCTGCCAGGCCTCCGCCGGCGGCTCTATCGGCGCCGCCGTCAAGCTCAACCGCCAGGACGCTGATATCGCTGTCAATTGGGCTGGTGGCCTCCACCATGCTAAGAAGTCCGAAGCCTCTGGATTCTGTTACGTCAACGACATTGTCCTCGGTATTCTCGAGCTTCTCAAATATCACAGG CGTGTATTGTATGTTGATATTGATGTTCACCATGGTGATGGTGTTGAGGAGGCCTTTTATACAACTGATAGGGTAATGACGGTGTCTTTTCACAAGTTTGGGGACTTTTTCCCTGGGACTGGACACATTAAAGACGTTGGTGTTGGCTCAGGAAAGAATTATGCTATCAATGTCCCGTTAAATGATGGAATGGATGATGAGAGTTTCCGGGCTCTGTTTCGACCTATCATTCAAAAAGTCATGGAAGTTTATCAACCTGATGCCGTCGTTCTTCAATGTGGAGCTGATTCTTTGTCTGGCGACAGGTTGGGTTGCTTCAATTTGTCTGTGAAAGGTCATGCAGATTGCCTTCGCTTCCTTAGATCTTTCAATGTTCCTCTAATGGTGTTGGGTGGGGGAGGATATACAATTCGGAACGTTGCTCGTTGTTGGTGTTATGag ACAGCAGTCGCAGTAGGAGTGGAGCCTGATAATAAGTTACCTTATAATGAATATTATGAGTATTTTGGCCCAGATTATACTCTTCATGTGGATCCAAGCAACATGGAGAATCTAAACACGGCCAAGGATATGGAAAAAATAAG GAACACACTACTAGAACAGATTTCCAGGCTTCCACATGCTCCCAGTGTTCCTTTTCAGACAACACCATCAACCATACCAGTTCCAGAAGTG GCAGAAGAGGACATGGAGAGAAGACCAAAACCTCGCATATGGAGTGGTGATGATTATGATTCTGATCATGATGAAGACGAAAAGGCTAATATAAAGTCCTCAAACTTAAATGACTATATGAG CAGGGATGTTACAGATGATATGGAAGAGGAGAAACCGGTGCCTCCACCACATGGATGCTGCTGA